A single window of Xylocopilactobacillus apicola DNA harbors:
- a CDS encoding VanZ family protein produces MYIFGTLYRYLYQNWGYRYINFGIVKMGFIALDKTIVYFLMFLILRTLFNFFWRKKGTTIKRELTFDLFMFYLIFILFFTVFRQVYWPWQITLDFHRPLSEVNWVPFVQTIKMTNGITKVALIYNFLGNIVLFMPIGFLLCAIRKKPHHKVMAFFAGFCLSLFIEISQFLLHSGQTDVDDLIFNSVGMVIGLMIYHLLFERKKKKRRRR; encoded by the coding sequence ATGTATATTTTTGGAACACTTTATCGATATCTATACCAGAATTGGGGCTATCGTTATATTAACTTTGGAATTGTAAAAATGGGTTTTATTGCTTTAGATAAAACTATCGTTTATTTCCTTATGTTTTTAATTTTGCGGACTTTATTTAATTTCTTTTGGCGCAAAAAGGGCACTACGATTAAACGTGAATTAACATTTGATTTATTCATGTTTTACTTGATTTTTATCTTGTTTTTTACAGTGTTCCGACAAGTTTATTGGCCTTGGCAGATAACTTTAGATTTTCATCGCCCATTATCGGAAGTAAATTGGGTTCCTTTTGTTCAGACTATTAAAATGACCAATGGAATTACAAAAGTTGCTTTGATTTACAATTTTTTGGGAAATATTGTTCTTTTTATGCCGATCGGTTTTTTGCTTTGCGCAATCAGGAAGAAGCCTCATCATAAAGTAATGGCATTTTTTGCAGGATTTTGCTTGTCACTGTTTATTGAAATCTCACAGTTTCTTTTACATTCCGGTCAAACTGATGTTGATGATTTGATTTTTAATTCGGTTGGGATGGTAATTGGATTGATGATTTATCACTTGTTATTTGAAAGAAAAAAGAAAAAAAGACGTCGAAGATGA
- the glmM gene encoding phosphoglucosamine mutase, with product MTKYFGTDGVRGVANITLKPEMAFKLGRCGGFVLTKGSTEYAKVVVARDTRASGEMLVSALVAGLLSVGVDVENIGVITTPALSYLIKKFNLSAGIMVSASHNPAEDNGIKFFGSDGNKLSDQMEEEIEKFIDAKEDTLPRPSAKGLGKVLTLPGALDCYVEFLQGYALDYQSKLNIILDTANGAGSQVAPTLLSKLNLSYEVMADHPDGLNINKGVGSTHPEKLMEAVPTQHFDVGFAIDGDGDRCLAVDEFGKIVDGDKIMYIIASYLKSHDELPGNTVVTTVMSNIGLFKALDHVGIDHQVTAVGDRYVSENMFKNGFVVGGEQSGHIILSNYHNTGDGLLTMVMLLNIMVSENKTLSELAAPVRTFPQKLVNIKVKDKNSWEKSSKLQDKIKVIEEELASDGRVLIRPSGTENLLRIMVEAPTDELVNKYINELSAVVAEELS from the coding sequence ATGACAAAATATTTTGGAACCGATGGAGTTAGAGGAGTTGCTAACATTACGCTAAAACCAGAGATGGCTTTTAAGTTAGGCCGTTGTGGAGGCTTTGTCTTAACTAAGGGCAGCACTGAATATGCAAAAGTTGTAGTGGCGCGTGATACTAGAGCATCAGGAGAAATGTTAGTTTCAGCCTTAGTTGCTGGTCTCTTATCAGTAGGAGTTGATGTAGAAAATATTGGTGTTATCACTACGCCAGCACTTTCCTATTTGATCAAAAAATTTAACCTTTCTGCTGGAATTATGGTTTCAGCTTCACATAACCCTGCGGAAGACAATGGAATAAAGTTTTTTGGTAGTGATGGTAATAAATTATCTGATCAAATGGAAGAAGAGATTGAGAAATTTATTGATGCAAAAGAAGATACACTGCCGCGTCCAAGTGCAAAAGGTTTAGGCAAAGTTTTAACGCTTCCTGGAGCTTTAGATTGCTATGTGGAGTTTTTACAAGGGTATGCACTTGATTATCAGAGTAAACTCAATATCATTTTAGATACAGCAAACGGTGCTGGAAGTCAGGTAGCACCGACGCTTCTTAGTAAGCTTAATTTGAGTTATGAAGTGATGGCCGATCATCCAGATGGACTTAATATTAATAAAGGCGTTGGTTCAACACATCCTGAAAAGTTAATGGAAGCTGTGCCAACGCAGCATTTTGACGTTGGTTTTGCAATTGATGGTGACGGGGATCGCTGTTTGGCTGTAGATGAGTTTGGCAAAATTGTTGACGGCGATAAGATTATGTATATCATTGCTAGCTATTTGAAATCGCACGATGAACTTCCTGGCAACACTGTTGTCACTACGGTCATGAGTAATATTGGCTTATTTAAGGCATTGGATCATGTTGGTATTGATCATCAAGTTACGGCTGTGGGAGATCGCTATGTGAGCGAAAATATGTTTAAGAACGGTTTTGTGGTCGGCGGAGAGCAGTCCGGGCACATTATTCTAAGTAATTATCACAACACAGGTGACGGACTTTTAACGATGGTAATGCTGTTAAATATTATGGTTAGTGAAAATAAAACATTATCTGAGTTGGCGGCACCAGTTCGAACTTTTCCGCAGAAATTAGTTAATATCAAGGTGAAAGATAAGAATTCTTGGGAAAAATCAAGTAAACTTCAAGACAAAATTAAAGTAATAGAAGAAGAACTTGCGTCCGATGGGCGAGTTTTGATTCGACCAAGTGGGACGGAAAATCTTTTGCGGATTATGGTTGAAGCGCCAACTGATGAATTAGTAAATAAATATATTAATGAACTCAGTGCAGTTGTTGCCGAAGAACTGAGTTAG
- a CDS encoding CdaR family protein produces the protein MNPEKLDFKTKIISVISALFMAIFLFVYVQTQKTQSTTNSDNSRQEQMAATKTTTINAPLQLNGNTDKFFITGYPQKVKVRLEGPAALVTATANTLNFRIIADIGNRSTGVHKITLKEQGINKSIHYQIIPSEVTINIQVRQNRKMAIQSDYNKDSIAPGYEAGRPELSQDTAEVTSAKTEIEKINQIVAKINLPNDTKVTFSQDVIVQPLDQNGNTVNAVVNPEVVHVRLPIKELPHKTVKIKFTQDGEGVSGKTYSFKSNVSELKIYGKKEIIDRIDTLAIPVVVRGVEKNVQRIIELPIKDGINKYSQKSIPVSIVVKDENKK, from the coding sequence ATGAATCCAGAAAAATTAGATTTTAAAACAAAGATTATTTCAGTAATTTCGGCTCTTTTCATGGCAATATTTTTGTTTGTCTATGTGCAGACTCAAAAGACTCAAAGCACAACCAATTCAGATAATTCGCGTCAAGAGCAAATGGCTGCAACCAAAACGACCACGATCAATGCTCCGCTGCAACTTAATGGTAATACGGATAAATTTTTTATTACTGGTTATCCGCAAAAAGTGAAAGTTCGGCTTGAAGGACCAGCTGCTTTGGTCACAGCGACTGCGAATACTTTAAACTTCCGAATTATTGCAGACATTGGTAATCGCTCGACAGGTGTTCATAAAATAACGCTTAAGGAGCAGGGAATTAATAAATCAATTCACTATCAAATAATTCCTTCGGAGGTGACAATTAATATTCAGGTCCGCCAAAATCGTAAGATGGCTATTCAAAGCGATTACAATAAAGATAGTATTGCGCCTGGTTATGAAGCAGGAAGGCCAGAGTTAAGTCAAGACACAGCCGAAGTTACTAGTGCAAAAACTGAAATTGAAAAAATTAATCAGATTGTCGCTAAAATTAATTTACCAAATGACACCAAGGTGACATTTAGCCAAGACGTGATTGTTCAACCGCTTGATCAAAATGGAAATACAGTTAATGCAGTAGTTAACCCGGAAGTCGTTCATGTCCGCCTTCCAATTAAGGAATTACCTCATAAAACTGTTAAAATTAAATTTACGCAGGATGGAGAGGGAGTGAGCGGAAAAACTTATTCGTTTAAATCTAACGTCAGTGAATTAAAAATCTATGGCAAAAAAGAAATTATTGACCGAATTGATACTTTAGCGATTCCGGTAGTTGTACGCGGGGTTGAAAAAAATGTTCAAAGAATCATTGAACTGCCAATCAAAGACGGCATTAATAAATATAGCCAAAAATCAATTCCAGTTAGTATTGTTGTAAAAGATGAAAATAAAAAGTGA
- the cdaA gene encoding diadenylate cyclase CdaA, with translation MDLSKFFTLSTLTNIIDIIVVWYLFYWLILMIRGTKATQLLRGIAIIVVLKVISWYFNFKTLNFISDQVINWAVVVLVIIFQPEIRRGLEQIGRGSVFTPANVKDVAIKKRIDEIDTALQYMATRRIGALITLQGTTGLEEYTETGIQLDALITNGLLINIFIPNTPLHDGAVIIQDDRVAAAAAFLPLSDNPDIPKMFGTRHRAAVGISEVTDALTIVVSEETGAISFTKDGKLITGMTHDEYRKFLFDEMGAKTAPKKSFWQKLLSQSQNKSDKGDQE, from the coding sequence ATCGACTTATCTAAATTTTTTACTTTATCTACTCTTACCAATATTATTGATATTATTGTTGTTTGGTATTTATTTTATTGGTTAATTTTAATGATTCGCGGCACTAAAGCTACTCAATTACTGCGAGGGATCGCAATTATTGTCGTATTGAAAGTTATTAGTTGGTATTTTAATTTCAAAACCTTAAATTTTATCAGCGATCAAGTTATTAATTGGGCCGTAGTTGTTTTGGTTATTATTTTTCAGCCAGAAATCAGGCGTGGTCTCGAACAAATTGGGCGCGGATCAGTTTTCACGCCTGCCAATGTAAAAGATGTGGCGATCAAAAAGCGTATAGACGAAATTGATACAGCGTTACAGTATATGGCAACCAGAAGAATTGGGGCACTAATCACTTTACAGGGAACGACAGGTCTTGAAGAATACACTGAAACGGGAATTCAGCTTGATGCTTTGATTACAAATGGACTTTTGATCAATATTTTCATTCCCAATACGCCGCTTCACGACGGTGCAGTTATTATCCAAGATGATCGAGTTGCTGCTGCTGCTGCGTTTTTACCTTTATCTGATAATCCAGATATCCCTAAAATGTTTGGAACACGTCATCGGGCAGCTGTTGGTATTAGTGAAGTAACGGATGCGCTGACGATTGTGGTATCGGAAGAGACAGGAGCGATTTCATTTACTAAAGATGGAAAATTGATTACTGGTATGACTCACGATGAGTATCGAAAATTTTTATTTGATGAGATGGGTGCAAAAACGGCTCCCAAGAAAAGTTTCTGGCAGAAACTTTTGTCGCAAAGTCAGAATAAATCTGATAAAGGTGATCAAGAATGA
- a CDS encoding ABC transporter substrate-binding protein, producing MKKILSAFIAIVITCGILIFGNYQLAHSANPDHHEEKVLNLFNWGDYIDPKLVKKFERTTGYKVTIQTFDSNESMIEKIRQGGISYDLTVPSEYMVEKMKNMNLLIPIDLSRIHNQNNIDPEFMNRNFDPHNQYSLPYFWGTLGIVYNDKYVKPQEVQHWQDLWDPKFKNSLLLIDSVRDIFAVSLITMDKSINTKDYQTLLQARDRLVKLTPNVKAIVADEIKMYMEQEESYLAVDWSGEAREMMSVNPHLHYVVPNEGSNIWLDNFVIPRTAKHFDAIYKFLNFMNEPENAAQNTKYVGYSTPNRAAKKNLPRSIVENKSFYPAETTMEHLDTYRDLGQEIVEDYNDLYLEFKMSRQ from the coding sequence ATGAAAAAGATATTAAGTGCATTTATTGCAATTGTAATTACTTGTGGTATCTTAATTTTTGGCAATTATCAACTTGCTCATTCTGCCAATCCTGATCATCACGAAGAAAAAGTTCTTAATCTTTTTAATTGGGGCGACTACATTGACCCGAAATTGGTTAAGAAATTTGAACGTACTACAGGATATAAAGTCACAATTCAAACATTCGATAGTAATGAGTCGATGATTGAGAAAATTCGCCAGGGAGGAATTAGTTATGATTTGACGGTTCCTTCTGAGTACATGGTTGAGAAAATGAAGAATATGAATTTATTAATACCGATTGACCTTAGTCGAATTCATAATCAAAATAATATTGATCCAGAATTTATGAATCGCAATTTTGACCCTCACAATCAGTATTCTTTACCTTATTTTTGGGGAACATTGGGGATTGTTTATAACGATAAATATGTTAAACCACAAGAGGTTCAACATTGGCAGGATTTATGGGATCCCAAGTTTAAAAATTCCTTGCTTTTAATTGATAGTGTCCGAGATATTTTTGCGGTTTCATTAATCACAATGGATAAATCAATAAACACCAAGGATTATCAAACGCTTTTACAGGCGCGAGATCGCTTGGTTAAATTAACTCCAAATGTAAAAGCAATTGTTGCTGATGAAATTAAAATGTACATGGAGCAAGAAGAGAGTTACCTTGCAGTTGATTGGTCTGGAGAGGCCCGAGAAATGATGAGTGTAAATCCGCACCTTCATTATGTGGTGCCAAATGAGGGGAGTAATATTTGGTTAGATAATTTCGTGATCCCACGTACTGCTAAACATTTTGATGCGATTTATAAGTTTTTGAATTTTATGAATGAACCAGAAAACGCAGCTCAAAATACTAAATACGTCGGGTATTCTACCCCTAATCGGGCAGCGAAAAAAAATTTGCCTCGTTCAATTGTCGAAAATAAATCCTTTTATCCAGCTGAAACAACAATGGAACACTTGGATACTTACAGAGATTTGGGACAAGAGATTGTTGAGGATTATAATGATCTTTATTTAGAATTTAAAATGTCACGGCAATAA
- a CDS encoding ABC transporter permease: MRTKIKNRLFLLVVFVIMYLPIFYLIYFSFSSGDNMAQFGHFSLEHYGNLLADHRLIGIMINTILIALISATLATVIGTLGALYLNGLTRKWLKSLLLTFNNILMVSPDVIIGASFLILFSAFKVSLGFWSVLFSHVAFSIPIVVLMVLPKLKELKHSYIDAAYDLGASAPQVLSQVILPFISSGIFAGFFMALTYSLDDFAVTFFVTGNGFETLSVEIYARARRGISLEINALTGLIFIVITLSILFYYFVMQRKSKKGRERQK; encoded by the coding sequence ATGAGAACAAAAATTAAAAATAGGCTTTTCTTATTAGTTGTTTTCGTGATTATGTATTTGCCGATCTTTTATTTGATCTACTTTTCTTTCTCAAGTGGTGATAATATGGCGCAATTCGGCCATTTTTCCCTTGAGCATTATGGCAATCTCTTAGCCGATCATCGCTTAATCGGAATAATGATAAACACAATCTTAATTGCCTTAATTTCGGCCACATTAGCAACAGTAATTGGGACTTTGGGAGCTTTATATCTAAACGGCTTAACACGCAAATGGCTAAAAAGCTTACTTCTGACATTTAACAATATTTTAATGGTTTCACCAGATGTTATTATTGGTGCATCTTTTCTGATTCTGTTCTCGGCTTTTAAAGTGTCGTTAGGTTTCTGGTCGGTTTTGTTTAGCCACGTCGCATTCAGTATTCCAATTGTTGTATTGATGGTTTTGCCAAAATTAAAAGAACTGAAACACTCTTATATTGACGCAGCTTATGATTTAGGAGCTAGTGCGCCGCAGGTTCTTTCACAAGTAATTTTGCCATTTATCAGTTCAGGTATTTTTGCAGGATTTTTTATGGCGCTGACTTACTCTTTAGACGATTTTGCTGTGACTTTTTTTGTGACTGGCAACGGATTTGAAACTCTGTCTGTTGAAATCTATGCAAGAGCTCGGCGAGGCATCAGTTTAGAAATTAACGCATTAACTGGCTTGATTTTCATTGTTATTACTCTTTCAATTTTGTTTTATTATTTCGTAATGCAGCGTAAAAGTAAAAAAGGGCGGGAGCGGCAAAAATGA
- a CDS encoding ABC transporter permease: MKQLKKFFLSLPYYLWIALFVLIPIGLIFIYSFQDVSGHLTFKNYVTFFTTPTYLIMAANSIFFAFIITLISLLISYPVAWVVNKFTRVKDLLILLIILPMWVNLLLKTYAFIGLLSRNGSINDLLAILGLGRGQFLFTDASFVWVAVYVQLPFMILPLYNSITAINYSLINASYDLGASKIQTFSRVIIPLTMPGIKSGIQAIFIPSLSLFMITRLIGGNRVITLGTAIEEHFLSTMNWGMGSTIGVVLIMAMILIMVITRGAK; the protein is encoded by the coding sequence TTGAAACAGTTAAAGAAATTTTTTTTGTCGTTACCATACTACTTGTGGATTGCTTTATTTGTTTTGATTCCAATTGGTTTAATTTTTATTTACTCGTTTCAAGATGTAAGCGGACATCTAACTTTTAAAAACTATGTTACTTTCTTTACTACTCCGACTTATTTGATCATGGCAGCTAATTCGATTTTTTTTGCGTTTATTATTACTTTAATATCTTTATTGATTAGCTACCCGGTAGCCTGGGTCGTCAATAAATTTACACGGGTGAAAGATTTATTGATCTTGCTGATTATTTTGCCAATGTGGGTTAATTTACTTCTAAAAACGTACGCTTTTATCGGATTGTTGAGTCGCAATGGTTCGATTAATGATCTTTTAGCAATATTGGGACTTGGACGCGGGCAATTCCTTTTTACTGACGCATCGTTTGTTTGGGTTGCCGTTTATGTTCAACTTCCTTTCATGATTTTACCGCTTTATAACTCAATTACTGCGATTAATTACTCGTTGATAAATGCCAGTTATGATTTAGGTGCTTCTAAGATTCAAACGTTTTCGCGGGTAATAATTCCTTTAACTATGCCAGGAATCAAATCGGGAATTCAAGCGATCTTTATTCCTTCACTTTCACTTTTTATGATTACGCGCTTAATCGGGGGCAACCGAGTTATCACGTTAGGCACAGCGATTGAAGAACACTTTTTGAGTACTATGAATTGGGGCATGGGATCGACAATCGGTGTGGTTTTGATCATGGCGATGATTTTAATTATGGTCATTACAAGAGGGGCAAAATGA
- a CDS encoding ABC transporter ATP-binding protein, protein MSIDDHQILKNVSLELEEGKFYTMLGPSGSGKTSILRVIAGFSQPTSGEVLFNGEKINNIPPNKRKLNTIFQDYALFPHLNVFENIAFGLKLQQKSKAEIEDRVQQILKMVQLTGLEERDINELSGGQKQRVSIARSLVLNPRMLLLDEPLSALDAKLRKEMQYELRELQQRLGITFLFITHDQEEALAMSDFIFVINAGEILQSGTPVDIYDEPINHFVADFIGQSNIVPGIMVKDFLVNFVGKDFECADAGMRPNEQVEIVLRPEDLDITSVDQGKLTVRVDSQIFRGDFYEIIAYDEDDNEWQIQSTNSVEDDAVVGINFDPEDIHVMRYGEKEQDFDARLETYED, encoded by the coding sequence ATGAGTATTGATGATCATCAAATTTTAAAAAATGTTTCACTTGAACTTGAAGAAGGGAAGTTTTATACGATGCTTGGTCCTTCTGGTTCAGGCAAAACTTCAATTCTAAGGGTGATTGCAGGATTTTCACAACCGACAAGTGGTGAAGTCCTTTTTAATGGGGAAAAAATTAATAATATTCCCCCAAATAAGAGAAAATTGAATACAATTTTTCAAGATTACGCACTTTTTCCCCATTTGAATGTCTTTGAAAATATTGCATTTGGATTGAAATTACAGCAAAAAAGTAAAGCAGAAATCGAAGATCGTGTACAGCAAATTTTAAAGATGGTTCAGTTGACGGGGTTGGAAGAACGGGACATTAATGAATTGTCGGGTGGCCAAAAGCAAAGAGTTTCAATTGCACGCTCGCTTGTTTTAAATCCTCGGATGTTGCTACTCGATGAACCGCTGTCGGCCCTTGATGCCAAGCTTAGAAAAGAGATGCAGTATGAGTTAAGGGAATTACAGCAGCGTTTAGGAATCACTTTTCTTTTTATTACCCATGATCAGGAAGAAGCACTTGCAATGAGCGATTTTATTTTCGTCATTAATGCAGGTGAAATTTTACAAAGTGGGACGCCAGTTGATATATATGATGAGCCAATTAATCATTTTGTAGCAGATTTTATTGGACAAAGTAATATTGTTCCCGGAATAATGGTGAAGGATTTTTTGGTTAATTTTGTTGGTAAAGATTTTGAATGCGCTGATGCTGGAATGCGACCTAATGAGCAAGTTGAAATAGTCTTGCGACCGGAAGATTTAGATATTACTTCAGTTGATCAAGGTAAGTTGACAGTTCGAGTTGATAGTCAAATTTTTCGGGGCGATTTTTACGAAATTATTGCTTATGACGAAGATGATAATGAATGGCAAATTCAATCAACAAATTCTGTTGAAGATGATGCTGTCGTAGGAATTAATTTTGACCCAGAAGATATTCATGTGATGCGTTATGGTGAAAAAGAGCAGGATTTCGATGCCCGCCTAGAAACCTATGAGGATTAA
- the murB gene encoding UDP-N-acetylmuramate dehydrogenase, whose translation MNKTDFVKDSLVPISSHVLMAEFTYTLTGGYAEYLARPKNQAELEYLVQRAIAYKIPYLLLGNASNVIVSDDGLSELVIIMTDFSQIEVKGSQIIASAGAKLKDVTLAAGKSGLTGIEFACGIPGTLGGAIFMNAGAYGGEISSVISRIRAINSAGKIVEYEANDFHFGYRQSRAQEENLVVVQAVINLVPGDPEKIIQLMDELNERRAARQPLELPSCGSVFRRPPGHFVGPMIQESGLQGKQIGGAQVSKKHAGFIVNIDHATAGDYVALIHLIQKTVFEKFGIHLKPEVRFLGFKDGEV comes from the coding sequence TTGAACAAAACAGATTTTGTAAAGGACTCCTTGGTCCCAATTAGTTCCCATGTTTTAATGGCGGAATTTACTTATACTTTAACTGGTGGCTACGCTGAGTATTTAGCTAGGCCGAAAAATCAGGCAGAACTTGAATACTTGGTTCAACGTGCCATTGCTTACAAAATTCCTTATTTGTTATTAGGAAATGCCAGCAATGTGATCGTTTCAGATGATGGATTATCTGAATTGGTAATTATTATGACTGATTTTTCACAGATTGAGGTAAAAGGCAGTCAGATAATTGCATCGGCTGGTGCTAAATTAAAAGATGTGACTCTAGCTGCTGGAAAATCCGGTTTAACAGGAATTGAATTTGCTTGTGGCATTCCAGGTACGCTTGGTGGGGCAATTTTTATGAATGCGGGAGCTTATGGAGGAGAGATCAGCTCAGTAATAAGTAGAATTAGAGCTATAAATTCAGCAGGGAAAATTGTTGAATACGAGGCAAATGATTTTCATTTTGGATATCGCCAAAGCCGTGCCCAAGAAGAAAATTTGGTCGTGGTTCAAGCCGTTATAAATTTAGTTCCAGGGGACCCAGAGAAAATTATTCAACTCATGGACGAATTAAATGAACGTCGCGCTGCTCGACAACCGCTAGAATTGCCATCATGTGGCTCAGTGTTTCGACGTCCGCCAGGACATTTTGTGGGCCCAATGATTCAAGAGTCAGGCTTACAAGGTAAGCAAATCGGCGGCGCTCAGGTGTCAAAAAAACACGCAGGCTTCATCGTTAATATTGATCATGCGACAGCAGGAGACTATGTTGCGTTAATTCATTTAATTCAAAAAACTGTATTTGAAAAATTTGGCATCCATTTAAAACCAGAGGTCAGATTTTTAGGATTTAAAGACGGCGAGGTCTAA
- a CDS encoding ABC-F family ATP-binding cassette domain-containing protein has product MSILQAKNLKKEFNNNVIFDHLDLKIEKNEKIGIVGPNGVGKSTLIKMLAGLMPLDGGEIVTQSNANIAYLAQDALLTSHSTVYEEMKSAFAATLNLKKRAEKLEIEISKLAPGDEQINTKLAQYDELMQRFEEQEGYAIDAKIRKILTGFNFFEERFNEPVPNLSGGEKSRLALAKNLLTQPDLLFLDEPTNHLDLNTLIWLEDYLKSYHNALVIVSHDQYFLDRVTSRTLAFHHGTFKSYSGNYSFYLTESKKLDAEEIKHYEEQQKEREKLATFVEKNITRASTTKRAQSRRKQLEKMEVLERPDSTEKTIKLNFLAKKRSGNLVLTTNELAVGYDQEALVKNINLDVKIGEKIAVIGPNGRGKSTFVKTLVGQIPAISGGFQLGSNVEAGYYDQGFKQLDPNKTVIDQFWDEFPLMEKGDVLSRLAAVLFTGDEVNLKVETLSGGQKARLALLILMQQENNFLILDEPTNHLDIDSKEVLEKSLAKYEGTILFVSHDRYFINELADKTIDLTPNGAVTYLGDWDYYYEKNQGKSVKSSTEKNETKKSKVDQTSQPQLSFEEQKQLRKLTKEQANYEEIINKNEAFLAELQEEAAKPENGYDLEKLNDLTNQIEKTEALLDEAMTAWSEKGEEIEQFKSRKS; this is encoded by the coding sequence ATGAGTATATTACAAGCAAAAAATTTAAAAAAAGAATTCAATAACAATGTTATCTTTGATCATTTGGATCTCAAAATTGAAAAAAATGAGAAAATTGGAATTGTTGGACCAAATGGCGTTGGAAAATCCACTTTAATAAAAATGTTAGCAGGACTGATGCCGCTTGACGGAGGAGAGATCGTAACTCAGTCAAATGCAAATATTGCCTATCTTGCTCAGGACGCCCTTTTAACGAGTCATTCTACCGTTTATGAAGAAATGAAGTCTGCTTTTGCTGCGACCTTAAATCTCAAAAAACGTGCCGAAAAGTTAGAGATAGAAATTTCTAAACTTGCGCCCGGAGATGAGCAAATAAACACAAAATTGGCTCAATATGATGAATTAATGCAACGGTTCGAAGAACAAGAAGGTTACGCGATTGATGCTAAAATTCGCAAGATTTTAACCGGTTTCAACTTTTTTGAAGAACGATTTAATGAACCTGTCCCTAACCTCTCGGGTGGTGAGAAATCTCGCCTTGCGTTAGCCAAAAATCTTTTAACCCAGCCTGATTTACTGTTTCTGGACGAGCCTACTAATCATTTAGATTTGAATACTTTAATTTGGTTAGAAGATTACCTCAAAAGTTATCACAATGCTTTAGTTATCGTCTCTCATGATCAATATTTCCTAGACCGCGTTACCAGTCGGACCCTTGCTTTTCATCATGGAACTTTCAAGTCTTATTCAGGTAATTATTCATTCTATTTGACAGAATCTAAAAAATTAGATGCAGAAGAAATTAAACATTACGAAGAGCAACAAAAAGAGCGCGAGAAACTTGCAACTTTTGTTGAGAAAAATATTACCAGAGCATCAACAACTAAGCGTGCTCAAAGCAGGCGCAAGCAACTTGAAAAGATGGAGGTGCTAGAACGACCTGATAGCACCGAAAAAACCATCAAACTTAATTTCTTGGCAAAAAAAAGAAGCGGAAATCTGGTTTTAACCACTAATGAATTGGCTGTCGGTTACGATCAGGAAGCTTTAGTTAAAAACATTAATTTAGACGTTAAAATCGGCGAAAAAATTGCTGTGATCGGGCCCAACGGTCGCGGCAAATCAACGTTCGTTAAAACCCTAGTCGGACAGATCCCCGCAATTAGTGGTGGGTTTCAACTTGGCTCAAATGTTGAGGCAGGCTACTACGATCAAGGATTTAAGCAGCTTGACCCTAACAAAACTGTAATCGACCAATTCTGGGATGAATTTCCACTCATGGAAAAAGGCGACGTTTTAAGTCGGCTGGCAGCTGTATTGTTTACTGGCGATGAGGTAAATCTGAAAGTCGAAACACTCTCTGGCGGACAAAAAGCTCGGCTGGCGCTTTTGATTTTGATGCAACAAGAAAATAACTTTTTGATTTTAGATGAACCAACGAACCATTTGGATATTGATTCCAAAGAAGTCCTTGAAAAATCTTTGGCAAAATATGAGGGAACGATTCTTTTTGTTAGTCACGATCGATACTTCATTAACGAATTGGCCGACAAAACTATTGATCTTACTCCAAATGGAGCAGTCACTTATTTAGGCGATTGGGACTATTACTACGAGAAAAATCAAGGCAAATCAGTCAAGTCCTCAACTGAAAAAAATGAAACAAAAAAAAGCAAGGTTGACCAGACTAGTCAACCACAGCTTAGTTTCGAAGAACAAAAACAATTAAGAAAACTAACCAAAGAACAGGCTAATTATGAAGAAATTATTAATAAGAACGAAGCTTTTCTGGCTGAACTTCAAGAGGAAGCTGCAAAACCTGAAAATGGTTACGATCTTGAAAAGCTTAACGACTTAACTAATCAAATTGAAAAAACCGAAGCACTCCTTGACGAAGCGATGACAGCTTGGAGTGAAAAAGGTGAAGAAATTGAGCAATTTAAGTCAAGGAAAAGTTGA